In Streptomyces sp. NBC_00704, a genomic segment contains:
- a CDS encoding cold-shock protein, with protein MVAGRVVRFDSQRGYGFIAPDDGGEDVFLHVNDMLMPESQVRRGIVVEFEIEDGERGPKASGVRLARGADGKPLAADDDVLCDVLSTDEFTRDVTEALLTAAPTLTGEQILQVRAGLAQFAKNHGWVEG; from the coding sequence ATGGTCGCTGGTCGTGTGGTGCGCTTCGACAGTCAGCGCGGTTACGGGTTCATCGCGCCCGACGACGGCGGGGAGGACGTCTTCCTGCACGTGAACGACATGCTGATGCCCGAGTCCCAGGTCCGCCGGGGCATCGTGGTGGAGTTCGAGATCGAGGACGGCGAACGCGGTCCCAAGGCCTCCGGGGTGCGGCTCGCGCGCGGGGCGGACGGAAAGCCCCTCGCCGCCGACGACGACGTCCTGTGCGACGTGCTCAGCACGGACGAGTTCACCAGGGACGTCACCGAGGCGCTGCTGACGGCGGCGCCCACGCTCACGGGCGAGCAGATCCTCCAGGTGCGCGCCGGGCTCGCGCAGTTCGCGAAGAACCACGGCTGGGTAGAGGGCTGA
- a CDS encoding DUF4132 domain-containing protein yields MGWVSAGDYEVALDDGKVVCRNAAGRRLKSVPPKIADEPAVVGLRRLVEWLERHEQRCLADVERWMVRSLPVPFAVIAHVWPDPAWQAALRDLVVTGDDGEVAGFLRDADPERGLGLVDLDGDTVRIAPRLVRLPHPVLLDDLEELREFAVELGVQQRAQQLFREVWRRPAALDAQDSSVEEYAGGAFKEQRFLHGRVTQLGYRVRGGNAVTSVLEDGRTVEARVWVGDYEGYEEAETGPLTFTDAAGRALRLGQVGPVAWSEGMRMAASLYAGRDIEDEERAA; encoded by the coding sequence ATGGGGTGGGTGTCGGCCGGCGACTACGAAGTCGCTCTGGATGACGGCAAGGTGGTGTGCCGCAACGCGGCGGGGCGGCGGTTGAAGTCCGTGCCGCCCAAGATCGCCGACGAGCCGGCGGTGGTGGGGCTGCGCCGGCTCGTCGAGTGGCTGGAACGGCACGAACAGCGCTGCCTGGCCGACGTCGAGCGGTGGATGGTGCGCTCGCTGCCGGTGCCGTTCGCCGTCATCGCCCACGTGTGGCCCGACCCGGCCTGGCAGGCCGCCCTGCGCGACCTCGTGGTCACCGGGGACGACGGCGAGGTCGCGGGATTCCTGCGGGACGCCGACCCGGAGCGCGGCCTCGGCCTGGTCGACCTCGACGGCGACACCGTGCGCATCGCCCCCCGACTGGTGCGGCTCCCGCACCCGGTGCTCCTGGACGACCTGGAGGAGCTGCGGGAGTTCGCCGTGGAACTCGGCGTCCAGCAGCGCGCCCAGCAGCTCTTCCGCGAGGTGTGGCGACGGCCCGCCGCCCTCGACGCGCAGGACTCGTCCGTCGAGGAGTACGCGGGCGGCGCCTTCAAGGAGCAGCGGTTCCTGCACGGCCGCGTCACCCAGCTCGGCTACCGGGTGCGCGGCGGCAACGCCGTGACGTCCGTCCTGGAGGACGGCCGCACCGTCGAAGCCCGCGTGTGGGTGGGCGACTACGAGGGCTACGAGGAGGCCGAGACCGGCCCGCTCACGTTCACCGACGCCGCGGGCCGGGCGCTGAGGCTCGGTCAGGTCGGGCCGGTGGCCTGGTCGGAGGGCATGCGCATGGCGGCCTCGCTGTACGCCGGACGCGACATCGAGGACGAGGAGCGGGCGGCATGA